The genomic window CGGATGAATGTCTGAGCCTCTTGTCGGGGGGATTCACGCTGGGCGCCGCGGAGCGGCGCATGATGGCGCTCTTCTTTGCCTTCGACACGGTCTAGGCTGGGGTTGAAGACGCGGTGAAAGAGCTGACGAACCCAGCCGCCCTCCGGGCAATGGTTGTCTCCATGGCTGGAACCGCGCTCATCATGATGGTTGCCCCCGAGCCCATCACGAAACTGGTCGCGATTGCGCTGACAGCCTCCTTGATCGCTTATCTCGGCGCTGTCCCTGTCTGGAATCTGGGGCAAGGATTCCTGCGGCTCATGAAGGAGGCGGACCATGCCCGGAGCTTCTCGGAGCTGGAAGACACCGGACACCGTTTCGGGAAAGTGCTCGGGCACAACGGTGCCCGGGTTCTGATCATCGCCGTGTTGACGGCGCTCGGTGGCAAGAGCGCCATGGCTGCGCAAGGTCCGAACATGCCGGGCTTCGCCCAGGCGGCGTTGAGGGCGCAGACGGAAGGGGGCTTCCGGCTATCGGGAGCGCTGGCGGGCGAGGTGCACGCCATCGCCCTTCCTTCGGCAGGGGTACTGAACGTCGCGCTCGCGCCTACGGCCGTTGCGGCGGTGGCGATGGGGGCCGGAGGCACGATTCAAGGTGATCCCGAAGGGGACATTCACCATCTCTGCACCGACAAGAACGAGGTCTCCGCAGCATCCGGTGGACCCTGGACCCCGCTCTTCCAGCAGGTGTTCGACCGGGCGAAGATGAGCCTCAATGACGCCGCGAACAAGGTTCGCATCAGAGGCCACAAGGGGCCTCATCCTGCGGAGTATCACCGTGAAGTGCTCCGGCGCATCGACCAGGCCACGTTGCAGTGCCGGGGCGCTGACCAGTGCCGGGCCGCGTTGACGGAGGAACTCGCCAGCATGGCGCGGGATCTCCTCACGGAAGGAACAAAGCTGCGCAGGCTCCTCACCAAGGCGCCAGAATGAGGTGGCCATGGACCGATGCTTTTTTGACCTGAACATCGACGTCGAGGTGCCAGGGCGCTGGTATCTCGCGGAGCCCACCGTGCCCTCGGGGGGGGAGATCGACGACATCTGGCGCTTTTCCCTGGGCCAGCCCGTGGACCTTGGCGAGAAGCTGCGTATCCCCCTTTACCGCCCGGGACGTCCCCTGGATTTCACGACGGCGGGGGCGGGGCGGACGCCGGTCCTCAGCGCGCGGGCGGCGGCTGTGTTCCAGAAGCTGGCCTCGAGCGATGTTCAGCTCTTTCCGGTGGAAGTCGAAGGCGAGCCCGAGCCGTACCACCTGCTCAACGTGGCGCGGCAGCTCCGGTGCATCGACGACGCGGCCTGTGAAGAGGTCCAATATTACCCTCGGCACGGCGTGCAAGCGCATCGGGCGGGAGAGTATCGCTCCGTGTCCGGCTTGCGGATCGACCCATCGAAAACCGGCGAGGCGCGCGTGTTCCGGCTCTGGGGATGGTCTCCGCCGCTCATCGTCGATGCGGAGATCAAGCAAGCGCTGGAGCAGGCTGGCATCGTGGGAGGACGGTTCGAAGCGGTCTGAACCGGGAGCAGGGTGTGATGAGAAAGGCTCGCCAGGGCCGCCCGTCTTCACGCGTCAAGCATTCCCACACTTCCCCTCCTGCGGCGCCACTACATCGGGGGCCGATGTGCGGGGGGCGCGCATGGGGCCACCGGGTGCGGTAGCGTTGTCCTGCAGGCTTCCATTGACGCCGGTTCACGCGGTATCCGAGTCAGGCCATGTCCTCGCGCAAGTCCCAGACAATGATTCCCACGGTCCGTTCCGATGACGCCCCTCGCAAGTCCCAGACCGGCCTGCCCTCGGTCCGGTCCTCGGCGGTGACCCCCACGGTCCGCGCGGAGGACTCACCGCAGCGGCTGGGCGAGCTTCCGGGCGAGGCCGCCACCCTCGCGGACCGCGGCGAGGCGGAGGCCCTCAAGCAGCTGCTCGCCGCGCGCGCCCAGGAAATCACCGGCGCCACCGGCGCGGTGCTGGCCACGCTGGAGCAGGGCGAGCTCGTGGGCCGCGTGGCCACCGGGAGCCTGGCGCGCACGGTGGGCGAGAAGCTCGGGCTGGAGCTGAACCCCGGCGGCGTGGCCTCGAAGGCGCGCCTGGTGTGGCGCTGTGATGACACCGAGGCCGATGCGCGCGTGGAGCGCGAGGCCTGCCGCAAGCTCGGCGCCCGGGCGCTGGTGGTGGCCTCGGTGGCGTGCGGCGAGCGGCTGCTCGCGGTGCTCGTGGTGGTGTCGGCCCGGGCCGGGGCCTTCGGCGAGGCCGAGGAGCGGGGGCTCGCGCTCGTGGCGCGGGGCGGCGGCACGCTCCTGGCGCACGCGGAGGCGGCCAAGGCCTCGGCCGAGCGCGAGGCCGAGCTGAAGACGCTCCGGGCGCTCGTGCGGCGGCGCGAGGCGGAGCTGGACGGGGTGCTGTACTCGGTGGAGGGCTCCGCCTACGTGCTCTCCGAGGACAGCCCGCTCCGGGCCAACCGCGCGGCGCTGGAGCTGCTCGGCGGCGAGGGCTCGCCCGCGGTGCCCGCCGGGCGGGGCGCGCTGCTCGAGCGGCTGCAGCCCCGGGCGCCGGAGACGCAGGAGCCGGTGTCGCCCGAGGAGGAGCCGCTGGCGCGGGCGCTGTCGGGCACGGCCACCACGCGCGAGCTGCTGGTGCGGCACGCCAAGGCGGGGGGGGACGTGCTGGCGCGCATCGCGGCGGTGCCGGTGCGCGTGGACGGGGCGGTGGTGGGCGCGGTGGTGGTGCAGTCGGACGTGGGGGCCGAGCGCAAGGAGCAGTTCCTCACGCTGGTGGAGCGCTCCTCGGAGTGCATCGGCATCACCTCGCTCTCCGGCCAGCCCATGTACCTGAACCCGGCGGGAAGGGAGCTGCTGGGCTTCGAGAGCCCGGAGGCCTTCCGGGGCGCCTCGGTGATGGACACGTACCTGGCGGAGGACCGGGAGCTGGCGCGCACGGCGTTCAAAGCGGTGCGCGAGCGCGGCAGCTGGGAGGGCGAGCTGCGGCTGCGCCACCGGCGCACGGGCGAGGCCATTCCGGTGCGCCACCACCTCTTCACCCTGGCGCACCGGGAGACGGGGCGGCCCGTGGCGCTGGGCGCGGTGACGCGGGACTTGCGCGAGCAGAAGCGCGCGGAGGCGGTGCGCGAGCGGCTGATGGACATCGTCGGCAACGAGCTGCGGGCGCCGCTGTCGGCCATCACCATGGCGGCCTCCACGCTGCTGCGGCGCGGGACGCTGGCGGAGACGGACACCAAGGCCGCGGCGCGCATCTCCCAGGGCGCCGAGCGGATGGGGCGCACGCTGGGGCAGGTGCTGGACTTCACGCGCACGTACCTGGGGGCCGGGCTGGTGCTGCTGCGCTCGCGGGTGGACCTGGACATGGTGACGCAGGACGTGGTGGCCGCGGTGGAGCTGGAGCACCCGGACCGGCTGGTGCGCTACGTGAAGCGCGGGGACGCGCGCGGCATCTGGGACCGGGAGCGGCTGGTGGAACTGCTGGGCACGCTCCTGGGCTACTCGCTGCGCACGGGCCCGGTGGAGCGGCCGGTGGACGTGCGGCTGCTCGCCGAGGGCATGGAGGTGGTGCTGGAGGTGCGGCGCGAGGGCGAGCCCATCCCGCCCGAGATGCTCTCGGAGATGTTCAACCCGTTCTTCTACCCGCAGTCGCAGCTGGTGGGCGGGGACGAGGCGACGCGCGAGCACCTGGGGCTGGGGCTGTTCATCACCCGGGAAATCACCCGGGCGCACGGGGGCCACATGGAGGTGCGCTCCACGGCGGAGGAGGGCACGCTGTTCCAGGTGTACCTGCCGCGCGGGCCGGTGGGGGTGCGCTGAGGCGGCCCCGCTGGACGTGTCAGCGCCCCGGCTGACACGTCCAAAGCCAGTCAAAGACAGACGGTGGCCCCTGGCGGCCTCCGGGAGAGGGGTTGGCGTGCTTCGTGCCTAGCAGGGCGCGGCGCCCTTCCCTCTCCAGGAGCCTCCGGTGCGGACATCGATGTTGAGACGGGCGGCGAGACGGGCGGCCGGGGTGGTGCTCTTCCTGCTGGCCCCGGCCCTCTGGGCACAGGCCCCGGAGGCCGGGACGGGCTCGTGCTGGACGCCGCTGCAGGCGCGCGTGCCCACGCCCCCGGTGGTGAGCGTGCGGCCCGGCGGGCAGCGGGATGTGTTCCTGCGCACCGCGCGCAACGGCCTCGTCCACCGGGTGCTGGATGCGAGGAGGGGCACACTCCAGGCCCCGGAGCCGCTGGGCGGGGCGTTCCTCTCGGAGGCCGCCGCGGTGAGCTGGCCGGACGGCCGCATCGATGTCTTCGCCCGCCACGCGAGCAACACCCTGTGGCACCGCCAGTTCGAGCCCGGCAGCGCCCGGTGGCTGCCGTGGAAGGGGCTGGGGGGGCTGCTCACCTCGGGCCCGGCCGTCACCTCCAGCGCCTCGGGGCGGATGGATGTCTTTGTCCGGGGGGCGGGCAACGCGCTGTGGCACCTCCAGTACGAGCCCGGCGGGGGGCAGTGGCTGCCCTGGAAGCCCCTGGGGGGGCTGCTCACCTCGGAGCCCGCGGCGGTGAGCTGGGGCGAGGGCCGCATCGATGTCTTCGGGCGGGGCATCGAGAACGGGCTCTGGCAGCTGACGTTCGACGCGGACCACGGGGGCTGGGGGCGGTGGCAGGCGCGGGAAGGGGTGCTCACCGCGGGGCCCACCGTGAGCAGCTGGGGGCCGGGCCGGCTGGACGTCTTCACGCCCGGGGCGGACAACACCCTGTGGCACCTGCCGTTCGAGGAGCGCCTCGGCGGCTGGCAGCCGTGGCGGGCGCTGGGGGGCGCGGGCGAGGCCCGGCCCGTGGCGGTGAGCCCGGCGCCGGGCCGCATCGAGCTCTGGGCGCGGGGCGCGGACGCGAGGCTGCGGCGCTGCGAGCTGGAGGCCCCCTTGCCGGTGCCGCCGGAAAATTCCCGGCCCTGGGAAGAAATCTCCCCGGTGCCACGTTGACAGGCCGCCGCGAGGCTTTATAGGTGCGGGCCTCGCATCGGCCATGAGGTCGCTTCACGAGGGTACGGCATCGTGTCTCAACCGATGATTCGCATTGAGGGACTGACGAAGTCCTACGGCAATGCCCTGGCGCTGCGCGGGGTGAGCTTCGAGGTGCCCCGGGGACAGGTGGTGGGCTTCCTGGGGCCCAACGGCGCGGGCAAATCCACCACGATGAAGATTCTGTCTGGCTTCGTCACGCCCACCTCGGGCACGGCGCACATCAACGGCATCGACGTCATCGGCGACTCGGTCGTCTCCCGCCGGTTGATTGGCTATCTGCCGGAGAACAACCCGCTGTACGAAGAGATGATGGTCCGCGACTACCTGGAGTTCGCCGCGGACGTGCGCGGGGTGCCGCGGATCCGCCGCAAGGAGCGCATCCGCTCCGCGGTGGAGCGCTGTGGCCTGGGCAGCGTGCTGGGCAAGGACATCCAGCAGCTCTCCAAGGGCTACCGCCAGCGCGTGGGCATCGCCCAGGCCATCCTCCACGAGCCGGACCTGCTCATCCTCGACGAGCCGACGAGCGGCCTGGATCCGAACCAGATCGTCGAGATTCGCAACCTCATCCGGGACCTGGGCCGGGAGAAGACGGTGCTCCTGAGCACGCACATCCTGAGCGAGGTGCAGAGCACGTGCAGCCGGGTGCTCATCATCAGCGATGGCCGGGTGGTGGCGGACGACTCGCCCGAGCAGCTGAGCACGGCGCAGGGCGGCACGGTGACGGTGGTGCTCGCCTCGCGCTCGGGGGCGGCGCTGGAGCCCGGGCAGGTGCGCGCGGTGCTGGAGCGGGTGCCGGGCGTCACCCGGGTGGAGCCGGGCGAGGCGGAGGGCAGCGGCACGCTGGGCTTCCGGCTCCGCTACGGCCAGGAGGACATCCGCCGGGCGCTGTTCGAGGCCTCGGTGCGCGAGGATTTGTGCCTGCTGGAGGTGAAGCGCCAGCACGTGAGCCTGGAAGAGACGTTCCGCAAGCTCACCGGGGGCGAGGCCGCGAATCCCGAGGCTTCGACGCAGGCGGCGTGAGGCCTCCCGCTCCGGTTCTTTTTCAATTCCTTCGAGGGTGCGCATGGGAATGATGCTTGCCATTGCCCGGCGTGAGTTCAGGGCGTTCTTCAACTCGCCGATCGCCTACATCGTGCTCGGCGGCTTCCTGCTCACGCTCGGGTGGTTCTACTTCAGTACGCTGTTCGTCGCGGGCCAGGCCTCGATGCGGGGCTTCTTCGGGCTGGCGCCGGTGCTCTTCGTCGTCTTCATCCCGGCCATCACCATGCGGCTCATCGCCGAGGAGCGGAAGACGGGCACGCTGGAGCTGCTGCTCACCATGCCGCTGCATGACTGGCAGGTGGTGGTGGGCAAGTTCTTCGCGGCCATGGGCATGGTGGGCGTGGGGCTCTTGCTCACGCTGCCGTACCCGCTGAGCGTGGCGGCGCTCACCGCGGAGGGCGCCTCGTTCGACTGGGGCCCGGTGGCCATGGGCTACCTGGGGCTGATGCTGATGGCCTCCAGCTTCCTGTCCATCGGCATGTGGGCCAGCGCCCTGAGCAAGAACCAGATCGTCGGCTTCATCGTCGGGCTGGTGCTGTGCTTCGCCTTCTACTTCGTGGACAAGTTCGCGGTGGTGCTGCCGCAGGGGCTCGCGGCGGTGCTGCAGTACCTCTCGGTGGACTACCACTTCGAGAACATCGCCAAGGGCGTGCTCGACTCGCGCGATGTCCTCTACTACGTGACGATCACGGTGATCGCGCTGGGCCTGACGGCGCGCAGCGTGAACACCACCCGGCAGTGAGGCCCGTGATGAACAAGTACACGCTCAACACCACCATCCTGCTCATCACCGTCACCGGCATCTTCGTGCTGCTCAACATCCTGGGGCTGCGCCTCTTCACGCGCGTGGATTTCACCCGGGACCAGCACTACACGCTCTCGGACGCCTCCAAGAAGGCGATGGCGGAGCTGAAGGATCCGGTCACCGTCACCGCCTACTTCACCGAGCAGCTGCCGCCCCCGTACGCGAGCAACGCCCGCTACGTGCGGGACTTGCTGGAGGAGTACCGCGCCGCCTCCAAGGGCCGGCTGAGCTTCGAGTTCGTGGACCCCATGTCCCAGGAGACGGACGCGGACAAGGAGGCCAAGCGCGAGACGAAGCGCGACATCTTCGGCCGCGCCTACCGCGAGCCCACCTCCGTGGAGCGCGAGCTCGCCGAGCAGGGCATCCAGCCGGTGGAGGTGCGCGTGGTGGAGGAGGACCAGGTGCGCACGAAGCGGGCCTACATGGGGCTCGTCCTTCAGCACCAGGAGAAGAAGGAAATCATCCCGGTGCTCGCGGACACGCAGACGCTGGAGTACGACTTCACCACGCTGGTGCGCAAGCTGACGCGCCCCAAGACGCCGGTGCTCGGGGTGCTCCAGGGGCACGGAGAGCCCGCGCTCCAGGAGAAGCTGCGGCGCATGCAGCAGCTCCTCGGCCAGCTCTATGAAGTCCGCCCGGTGGACCTGGGCGCCGCGGACCGGGTGGACGCGGCGGTGGATGCGCTGTTCGTCATCGGGCCGAAGACGGCGCTGCCGCCCACCGCGCTCAAGGCCATCGACCAGTTCCTGATGGAGGGCAAGAGCGTGGCGTTCTTCCTGGATGCGGTGCAGGTGGACCCGCGCTCCTTCCAGCCGGCGGACGCGGAGCACGGGCTGGGGCCGCTCCTGGCCACCTATGGGGTGAAGATGGGGGAGCAGCTCGTGGCGGACGCGCGCTCGGGGCAGCTCGCCATGCAGGAGCAGCGCGGCATGATGGTCATCGACGTGCCGGTGCCCTACCCGTTCATCCCGCTGCTGGCGCAGCTGGAGGGCGACAGCCCGGTGTCCAAGGGCATTGGCGGGGTGATGCTGCCCTTCACCACGCAGGTGTCGCTCCAGACGCCCGCGGGCGTGCAGGGCACGGTGCTGGCGAAGTCCTCGAAGACGAGCTGGCTGGAGTCCAAGCCCTTCAACATCGACCCGCGGCGCGACTGGCGCACGGAGACGCCGTCCGTGGGCGGGCCCTATCCGCTCATCGTCCAGGTGTCCGGCAAGCTCAAGAGCCACTTCGCGGAGGAGGCGGGCGCGAGCGCCGCCACGCCGATGCGGGCCGAGAGCCAGGGCGAGCCGCGCGTCATCGTCGCGGGCGGCTCGGCGGCGCTGTGGGATGACTTCATGGGCCCCTCGAACCAGGCGTTCCTGCTCAACGTGGCGGACTGGCTGCTGCTGGACGCGGGGCTGCTCAACATGCGCACCCGGGGCATGGCGGAGGCGCCGCTGGAGAAGGACCTGCCGGAGTCCACGCGCAACGCGGTGAAGTACGGCAACGTGCTGGGCATTCCGTTCCTGCTGACCGCTTTTGGCCTGGTGCGCTGGCGCTTGCGGGAGTCGCGCCGCGGCCGGGTCACCGTCTGAGCCTGAGGAGACGACGCGATGAAGAAGGCAACCCTCATCGTTGTAGGCATCTTCGCCGTGCTGCTCGCCGTGGTGCTCGCCACGCGCGAGGACCGGGTGAGCGTGGGCATGCGCAAGCTCGAGCTGCCCAAGGTGGACAAGGACCAGGTGTCCGCGCTGGAGCTGGGCGGGGCGCGCAAGGTCCGGCTGGAGAAGGAGGGCGAGGGCTGGCGGGTGATGGACCCCGGGCAGCCGGCGCAGAAGTACGCGGCGGATGGCGCCCAGGTGACACGCGCGCTGGAGGCGCTGGGACAGCTTCGCAACCTGGACTTCGTGACGGACCGCGCCGAGACGCATGCGGAGTACGCGCTGGATGACGCCCAGGGGCTCACGCTCCAGGTGACGCAGGGCGGCGCGCCGGCGGTGGCGCTGGTGCTCGGCAAGGCGGCGAAGAATGGCGGCACCTACGTGCGCAAGGCGGGCACGAACGAGGTGTTCGTGGCGCGCGGCGGGCTGGACGCGGCGGTGCGCAAGGACGTGAAGGACTGGCGCGAGCGCACGATGCTCTCGCTCCAGCCGGAGGACATCACCCAGCTCACCCTGCGCTCGAAGGACGGCGAGGTGCTGACGCTGAACGCCGGGGGCAAGCCCGGCGCGTGGAGCGTGGCGGAGGGCACGGCGCTGCCGCCGGGCTTCCGGTTCGACGCGGAGCAGGCGGATCAGGTGGCGCGGCAGCTCGCCTCGCTGCGCGCCGAGGACTTCCTGGAGGGCGAGGCGGCGGCGGACACGGCCACGGGGCTGGGCGGCGCGCACGACGCGGTGGAGGCGAAGCTCAAGGACGGCAAGAGCGCCACGGTGCACCTGGGCCCGCCGGGCCCGGCGGTGGCCGCGCGCGTGGAGGGCAACCCCCAGGTGTTCCAGCTCCCGGCCTACAGCGCGGAAGCCCTGCGCAAGCGCCTGGTGGACCTGAGAGACCTGAAGCTGTTCCGGTTCGACCCGACGAAAGTGACGAAGCTCAAGCTGCAGTCGGGCACCACGGTGGTGCAGGCGGCGCGGCACGGCGATCAGTGGCAGGTCATCGAGCCGAGGAAGCTGCCGGAGGGCTTCGCGGTCGACTCCCAGCAGGTGGAGGCGATCCTGGGCTGGGTGAACGCGCTGCGCGCGGCGCGGGTGCTGGACGGGGCGCGGACCGATGCCCAGCTGGGCGTGGGCTCGCCCACGGCGCTCATCGAGGTGTCCCTGGAGGGCGTGGCGCCACAGGTGCTGCGGCTGGGCAAGGAGGCGCCGGTGGGCACGGACGGGCTGAAGGAAGTCTTCGCCCGGACCACGCTGGACGCGCTGGCCTACGCGGTGCCCGAGTCCGTGAAGGCGCGGCTGGGGCAGGGGCTGCAGCTCTTCCAGAAGCCCCCGCCGCCCCCGGGCGGGCCGGGGGCCATGCAGGGCCTGGACCAGCTGCCCCCGGAGGTGCGCAAGCAGATCGAGGAGCAGCTGCGCGCGCGGCAAATGCAGTAGCGCGGTGACACCGCGCGGCAGGACCGGTGTTCCCCTCGCACCACGCGGTCCGTGAGGGGAAATCACCATGAAGTCCATGTTCGTGCTGGCCCAGGCCGCCCCGGAGCACCTGGGCTGGCTCAGCAGCAAGCTGCTCGGCGTGACGCTCACCAGCGCCGAGTGGGTGCTGTGGCTGCTGACGGCGCTGTCGGTGCTGTCCATCGCCATCATGCTGGAGCGGGCGCTGTACTTCGCGCGCCACCGGCTCGCGCACTCCGAGGCGCTGGCGGTGCGCCTGACCCGGGGCGAGTTCGAGGCGGTGCGCGAGGCGGTGAAGGGCCGCAGCGGCATGGAGGCGGCGGTGCTCCAGGAGGGGCTGGCCGCTTCCTCGCACGGCGCGGACGCGGTGGAGCAGCTCATCGCGTCGGTCATCGCCCGGGAGCGCCCGCGCTACGAGCGGTTCCTGTCCTTCCTGGGCACGCTGGGCAACAACGCGCCGTTCATCGGCCTGTTCGGCACGGTGCTGGGCATCATCAAGGCCTTCCATGATTTGGGCTCGCTGAGCGCCAAGGGGGGCGCCATCCAGCAGACGGTGATGGCGGGCATCTCCGAGGCGCTCGTGGCCACGGCGGTGGGGCTGGCGGTGGCCATCCCGGCGGTGGTGGCCTTCAACGTCTTCAACCGGCAGCTCAAGACGCTCACCAGCCGCACCACGGCGCTGGGCCACGCGCTGGTGGGCAGCCTGCGCTCGGAGGCGAACTAGCCATGGCGGGCGGAGCGCAGGACAACGACGAGGAAATCACGGGCATCAACGTCACCCCGCTGGTGGACGTGGTGCTGGTGCTGCTCATCATCTTCATGGTGACGGCGAACTTCATCGTCCGAGAGACGGTGGAGGTGGACCTGCCCCGGGCCGCCCACGGCGGCGAAACGGTGCAGGGCCTGGTCAACGTGGTGCTCGACAAGGACGGCAAGCTGTTCTTCGACGGCACGGAGCTGACCGAGGCGGAGCTGTCGCGCCGGGTGACGGAGGCGGTGGCCAAGGACAAGGAGACGCGCGCCATCATCAGCGCCGACCAGTCCATTCCGTACGGGCGGGTGATGCGGCTCATCGACGTGGTGAAGGGCCAGGGCATCGCCAAGTTCGCCCTCAACATCCAGAAGGACGTGCGCCCCACGCCCTCGCCGGGCTGAGGGAGGCGCCATGTCCACGGTGTCCATGACGCAGACGGCGCTCGAAGGGGCCGGGCCCCGTCCGCCCCGGGGGGGCAGCGGGTGGCTGGCGGGCTTCGTGCTGGGCTCGCTCGCGCTGCACGGCGGCGCGCTGGCGGTGCTCCACACGCGGCCCGCGAGGCCGCCCGCCCCCCCGCCGCCGGTGGAGCTGGTGATGGTGGAGGTGACGAAGCCGGTGCCCCCGCCCCCGCCGCCCGAGGTGGAGGAAGCGCCCAAGCCCCCGCCGCCGCCCCGGGCCGTGCGCCCTCCCCGCCTCCAGGTGGCCGAGGCCCCCCGGCCCCTGCCCCCGCCCCCGGCGGAGGCGCCGCCCCCGCCCAACGACGCGCCCGCGCCGGTGAAGGCGCCCCTGGTGGTGGGGTTGTCGATGTCCTCCACCACGAGCGGGGGGAGCTTCGCGGCGCCCGTGGGCAACACGCTCTACGGCCGCACGGCGGACCGGGCGCGCGCGCCCTCGGAGGTGAAGGCCTATTCCGCGCCGAGGTACACGCCCATCTACCAGGTGGACCGTGAGCCGCGGCTGGCCAGCGAGGTGAAGGTGACCTACCCGGAGGAGGCGCGCCGGGCGGGCATCGAGGGCACGGTGACGCTGGCCATCACCATCGACCCGGAGGGCCGCGTGGTGGCCGCCCGGGTGCTGTCGGGGCCCGGGTACGGGCTCGAGGCCGCCGCGCGCGAGGCCCTCCTGCGTTTCCGGTTCACGCCCGCGATGAAAGCGGGTGAGGCCGTGTCCACCGAGATGAAGTACGCTTACACCTTCCTGCTCGACTGAGCACCGCGGCTCCGGTGCGCCGGAGCCCGGACGACCCTCTCCTTGCCGCTGAACCAGACCCCATGTCCTCGAACATGAAAACCCGGGGGGTGCTCGCCGCCGCCTCGCTGCTCGTGAGCCTTCCGGTGCTCGCCGAAGCGCCGCCCCCGCAGCAGGCCGAGGCCCCCGCGGCCACCCCGCAGCTCACCAAGGCCCCCACGCTGGTCCACGCGGTGGAGGCACGCTACCCGGCGGAGGCCCAGGCGCAGGGGCTCACCGCGGACGTGCGGCTGCTCGTCACCCTCGCCGAGGACGGCACCGTGGCGGAGGTGACGCTCGCCGAGCCGGTGGCGAACGGCTTTGGCGAGGCGGCGCTGGAGGCGGTGCGGCAGTTCCGCTTCACGCCGGCCGAGGTGGACGGGGTGCCCGCCCCGGTGCAGGTGGAGTACGTCTACCACTTCACCCTCACCCCGCAGGCAGCGCCCGGCGAGGGCACGGCCTCGCAGGAGGCGCCCAAGGCGTCGGCCACGCTCACCGGCCAGCTCATCTCGCGCGGCAGCCGCTCGCGGGTGGCGGGGGCCACGGTGCGCTGCGGGGATGATCCGGAGGCGCCCGAGGCCACCTCGGACGAGGAGGGCCGCTTCACGCTCCAGGTGACACCGGGGGCGTGCGAGGTGCGCGTCATCGCCTCCAACTTCCAGCGCTACCAGACCACCGAGACGCTGAAGCCGAACGAGACGGCGGAGGTGGTCTTCTACCTGGTGCCGGCGGGGGGCGCGTTCGAGACGGTGGTGCGCTCCGAGCGGCCGAAGAAGGAGGTGGTGCGCCGCACCGTGTCCCGCGAGGAGGCGCAGAAGACGCCGGGGACTTTTGGGGACCCGGTGCGCGTGCTCCAGACGCTGCCGGGCGTGGCGCGGGCGCCGTTCATCGCCGGGGACTTGCTGGTGCGCGGCTCCAACCCGGGGCAGACGGCGACGCTGATGGACGGGGTGGGCATCCCCATCCTCTTCCACCTGCTGGGCGGGCCCTCGGTGGTGAACGCCGAGTTCCTCGACACGCTGGACTTCTACCCGGGCGGCTACGGCAGCCAGTACGGGCGCGCGGTGGGCGGCGTGGTGGACGTCACCACGCGCAAGGGGGCGAGCGACACGCTGCACGGCTCGGTGA from Stigmatella erecta includes these protein-coding regions:
- a CDS encoding imm11 family protein, which gives rise to MDRCFFDLNIDVEVPGRWYLAEPTVPSGGEIDDIWRFSLGQPVDLGEKLRIPLYRPGRPLDFTTAGAGRTPVLSARAAAVFQKLASSDVQLFPVEVEGEPEPYHLLNVARQLRCIDDAACEEVQYYPRHGVQAHRAGEYRSVSGLRIDPSKTGEARVFRLWGWSPPLIVDAEIKQALEQAGIVGGRFEAV
- a CDS encoding PAS domain-containing sensor histidine kinase, with translation MSSRKSQTMIPTVRSDDAPRKSQTGLPSVRSSAVTPTVRAEDSPQRLGELPGEAATLADRGEAEALKQLLAARAQEITGATGAVLATLEQGELVGRVATGSLARTVGEKLGLELNPGGVASKARLVWRCDDTEADARVEREACRKLGARALVVASVACGERLLAVLVVVSARAGAFGEAEERGLALVARGGGTLLAHAEAAKASAEREAELKTLRALVRRREAELDGVLYSVEGSAYVLSEDSPLRANRAALELLGGEGSPAVPAGRGALLERLQPRAPETQEPVSPEEEPLARALSGTATTRELLVRHAKAGGDVLARIAAVPVRVDGAVVGAVVVQSDVGAERKEQFLTLVERSSECIGITSLSGQPMYLNPAGRELLGFESPEAFRGASVMDTYLAEDRELARTAFKAVRERGSWEGELRLRHRRTGEAIPVRHHLFTLAHRETGRPVALGAVTRDLREQKRAEAVRERLMDIVGNELRAPLSAITMAASTLLRRGTLAETDTKAAARISQGAERMGRTLGQVLDFTRTYLGAGLVLLRSRVDLDMVTQDVVAAVELEHPDRLVRYVKRGDARGIWDRERLVELLGTLLGYSLRTGPVERPVDVRLLAEGMEVVLEVRREGEPIPPEMLSEMFNPFFYPQSQLVGGDEATREHLGLGLFITREITRAHGGHMEVRSTAEEGTLFQVYLPRGPVGVR
- a CDS encoding ATP-binding cassette domain-containing protein, whose protein sequence is MIRIEGLTKSYGNALALRGVSFEVPRGQVVGFLGPNGAGKSTTMKILSGFVTPTSGTAHINGIDVIGDSVVSRRLIGYLPENNPLYEEMMVRDYLEFAADVRGVPRIRRKERIRSAVERCGLGSVLGKDIQQLSKGYRQRVGIAQAILHEPDLLILDEPTSGLDPNQIVEIRNLIRDLGREKTVLLSTHILSEVQSTCSRVLIISDGRVVADDSPEQLSTAQGGTVTVVLASRSGAALEPGQVRAVLERVPGVTRVEPGEAEGSGTLGFRLRYGQEDIRRALFEASVREDLCLLEVKRQHVSLEETFRKLTGGEAANPEASTQAA
- a CDS encoding ABC transporter permease subunit, with the translated sequence MGMMLAIARREFRAFFNSPIAYIVLGGFLLTLGWFYFSTLFVAGQASMRGFFGLAPVLFVVFIPAITMRLIAEERKTGTLELLLTMPLHDWQVVVGKFFAAMGMVGVGLLLTLPYPLSVAALTAEGASFDWGPVAMGYLGLMLMASSFLSIGMWASALSKNQIVGFIVGLVLCFAFYFVDKFAVVLPQGLAAVLQYLSVDYHFENIAKGVLDSRDVLYYVTITVIALGLTARSVNTTRQ
- a CDS encoding GldG family protein, with the protein product MNKYTLNTTILLITVTGIFVLLNILGLRLFTRVDFTRDQHYTLSDASKKAMAELKDPVTVTAYFTEQLPPPYASNARYVRDLLEEYRAASKGRLSFEFVDPMSQETDADKEAKRETKRDIFGRAYREPTSVERELAEQGIQPVEVRVVEEDQVRTKRAYMGLVLQHQEKKEIIPVLADTQTLEYDFTTLVRKLTRPKTPVLGVLQGHGEPALQEKLRRMQQLLGQLYEVRPVDLGAADRVDAAVDALFVIGPKTALPPTALKAIDQFLMEGKSVAFFLDAVQVDPRSFQPADAEHGLGPLLATYGVKMGEQLVADARSGQLAMQEQRGMMVIDVPVPYPFIPLLAQLEGDSPVSKGIGGVMLPFTTQVSLQTPAGVQGTVLAKSSKTSWLESKPFNIDPRRDWRTETPSVGGPYPLIVQVSGKLKSHFAEEAGASAATPMRAESQGEPRVIVAGGSAALWDDFMGPSNQAFLLNVADWLLLDAGLLNMRTRGMAEAPLEKDLPESTRNAVKYGNVLGIPFLLTAFGLVRWRLRESRRGRVTV
- a CDS encoding DUF4340 domain-containing protein, whose translation is MKKATLIVVGIFAVLLAVVLATREDRVSVGMRKLELPKVDKDQVSALELGGARKVRLEKEGEGWRVMDPGQPAQKYAADGAQVTRALEALGQLRNLDFVTDRAETHAEYALDDAQGLTLQVTQGGAPAVALVLGKAAKNGGTYVRKAGTNEVFVARGGLDAAVRKDVKDWRERTMLSLQPEDITQLTLRSKDGEVLTLNAGGKPGAWSVAEGTALPPGFRFDAEQADQVARQLASLRAEDFLEGEAAADTATGLGGAHDAVEAKLKDGKSATVHLGPPGPAVAARVEGNPQVFQLPAYSAEALRKRLVDLRDLKLFRFDPTKVTKLKLQSGTTVVQAARHGDQWQVIEPRKLPEGFAVDSQQVEAILGWVNALRAARVLDGARTDAQLGVGSPTALIEVSLEGVAPQVLRLGKEAPVGTDGLKEVFARTTLDALAYAVPESVKARLGQGLQLFQKPPPPPGGPGAMQGLDQLPPEVRKQIEEQLRARQMQ